Proteins co-encoded in one Lysobacter solisilvae genomic window:
- the argH gene encoding argininosuccinate lyase — MSDLLWQKPGVQVDARIQHFLAGEDVVLDREFFLFDIRASQAHAEGLQRIGMLSADELDGITRELAALAQDFEQGRFVLDERFEDGHSAIEARLIERLGDAGRRIHTGRSRNDQILVATRLWLKDRLTRLGALCRESAEVALARAEAEASLPLPGYTHLQRAMVSSAGMWWSAWAEGFIDDAVRAAQTLAWVDANPLGSAAGYGINLPLDRDHTTQALGFGRLQVAAAYAQLSRGKFEMAAIEALGSALLDLRRLAWDLSLFTSAEFGFVSLPPQYTTGSSIMPNKRNPDVIELMRGTYSAAAAARTEIEQLLSLPSGYHRDLQFSKGAIFHAFGRGLAALELLPDLLRNLEWRVDRMHAAIEPSMFATDLAVDLARQGVPFRDAYRQAADPARWQQGDAADSLAARTSPGGAGALRLDTLRSRLAELS, encoded by the coding sequence ATGTCTGACCTGCTGTGGCAGAAACCCGGCGTCCAGGTGGACGCACGCATCCAGCACTTCCTCGCCGGCGAGGACGTGGTCCTGGACCGCGAGTTCTTCCTGTTCGACATCCGGGCCAGCCAGGCGCATGCCGAAGGCCTTCAGCGCATCGGCATGCTGTCGGCCGATGAGCTGGACGGCATCACGCGCGAACTGGCGGCGCTGGCGCAGGACTTCGAACAGGGCCGTTTCGTGCTGGACGAGCGGTTCGAGGATGGGCACTCGGCGATCGAGGCCCGTCTCATCGAACGACTGGGGGATGCCGGCCGGCGCATCCATACCGGTCGCAGCCGGAACGACCAGATCCTGGTGGCCACGCGCCTGTGGCTGAAGGACCGGCTGACGCGCCTGGGCGCCCTGTGTCGCGAATCGGCCGAGGTCGCGTTGGCCCGGGCGGAAGCAGAGGCGTCGCTTCCACTTCCGGGATACACGCACCTGCAGCGCGCGATGGTTTCCTCCGCGGGCATGTGGTGGTCGGCCTGGGCCGAGGGCTTCATCGACGACGCGGTGCGCGCCGCGCAGACGCTGGCATGGGTGGACGCCAACCCCCTGGGCAGCGCGGCTGGGTACGGGATCAACCTGCCGCTGGATCGCGACCACACCACGCAGGCCCTCGGCTTCGGCCGGCTGCAGGTGGCGGCGGCGTACGCGCAGCTGTCGCGCGGCAAGTTCGAGATGGCCGCGATCGAGGCACTGGGATCGGCGCTGCTGGACCTGCGCCGCCTGGCCTGGGACCTGAGCCTGTTCACCAGCGCCGAATTCGGTTTCGTCTCGCTGCCGCCGCAATACACCACCGGCAGTTCGATCATGCCCAACAAGCGCAATCCCGACGTGATCGAACTCATGCGCGGCACCTACTCGGCGGCCGCCGCCGCCCGCACGGAAATCGAGCAGCTGCTGTCGCTGCCCTCGGGATACCACCGCGACCTGCAGTTCTCCAAGGGCGCGATCTTCCACGCCTTCGGCCGCGGCCTGGCGGCCCTGGAGCTGTTGCCCGACCTGCTGCGCAATCTGGAATGGCGCGTCGACCGGATGCACGCGGCGATCGAACCGTCGATGTTCGCCACCGACCTGGCGGTCGACCTGGCTCGCCAAGGCGTGCCGTTTCGCGACGCGTACCGCCAGGCCGCCGACCCGGCGCGATGGCAGCAGGGCGACGCGGCGGACAGCCTGGCCGCCCGCACCTCACCGGGGGGCGCGGGCGCGTTGCGGCTGGACACGCTGCGCTCGCGACTGGCGGAGTTGAGCTGA
- the argC gene encoding N-acetyl-gamma-glutamyl-phosphate reductase, with product MTEHSPQTSTRRRIGIVGARGHVGSELIRLVAAHPALDLAFVSSRERAGQRLDAHEPGYSGDLVYGSLGPQDVAGQGVDAVVLALPNGKAAPFVEAIDGMAPGTWVVDLSADYRFDDRWYYGLPELTRDRRDARRRISNPGCYATAMQLAIAPLRDALDGPVQCFGVSGYSGAGTTPSDKNDPDKLRDNLMPYALTGHVHEREVSRQLGHPVEFMPHVAPHFRGLTITANLHLRDPIERSAAVARYRGFYADEPLVRVAEDAPWVSAIAGAHHVEIGGFAVSEDARRLVVVATIDNLLKGAATQALQNLNLAFGLDETLGIPV from the coding sequence ATGACTGAGCACAGCCCGCAGACAAGCACACGGCGGCGGATCGGCATCGTGGGCGCCCGCGGCCACGTCGGCTCGGAGCTGATCCGGCTGGTCGCCGCGCATCCGGCGCTGGATCTGGCCTTCGTGTCCTCGCGCGAGCGCGCGGGCCAGCGGCTGGATGCGCACGAACCGGGTTACTCGGGCGATCTGGTCTATGGATCACTCGGGCCGCAGGACGTGGCCGGGCAGGGCGTCGACGCGGTGGTGCTGGCCCTGCCCAACGGCAAGGCGGCGCCCTTCGTCGAGGCCATCGATGGGATGGCACCCGGGACATGGGTGGTGGACCTGTCGGCGGACTACCGCTTCGACGACCGCTGGTACTACGGGCTCCCCGAACTTACCCGTGACCGGCGCGACGCACGCAGGCGCATCAGCAATCCGGGCTGCTACGCAACCGCCATGCAGCTGGCGATCGCGCCGCTGCGCGATGCGCTCGACGGTCCGGTGCAATGCTTTGGTGTTTCGGGCTACTCGGGTGCGGGCACCACGCCGTCCGACAAGAACGACCCGGACAAGCTGCGCGACAACCTGATGCCGTATGCCCTGACCGGGCACGTGCACGAGCGCGAAGTCAGCCGGCAACTGGGCCATCCGGTCGAGTTCATGCCGCACGTGGCCCCGCATTTCCGTGGACTGACCATTACCGCCAACCTCCATCTGCGCGACCCCATCGAACGCAGCGCCGCCGTCGCGCGTTACCGCGGTTTCTACGCGGACGAGCCGCTGGTGCGCGTGGCCGAGGACGCGCCCTGGGTCAGTGCGATCGCGGGCGCGCACCATGTCGAGATCGGCGGCTTCGCGGTATCGGAAGACGCACGCCGCCTGGTGGTCGTGGCCACGATCGACAACCTGCTCAAGGGTGCCGCCACACAGGCACTGCAGAACCTCAACCTCGCCTTTGGCCTGGACGAGACCCTGGGTATTCCCGTCTGA
- a CDS encoding GNAT family N-acetyltransferase: MNMERDLSPWSVVPTLSGEHVRLEPLGLEHADGLRAAVRPDRLWELWYTSIPRPEEAQEYIQAALDQQARGEALPFAVRDAAGEVVGSTRYYQLDPRVPRLCIGYTWYATRVQRTGLNTQAKLLLLTHAFETLHCAAVTFETSWFNQASRAAIARLGARQDGVLRNHMRHRDGTLRDTVVFSITQDEWPAVNNHLRMKLARHD, encoded by the coding sequence ATGAACATGGAACGAGACCTGTCCCCCTGGAGCGTGGTGCCGACCTTGTCGGGCGAGCACGTCCGCCTGGAACCGCTGGGGCTGGAGCACGCCGACGGCCTGCGGGCGGCGGTACGGCCCGACCGGCTGTGGGAGCTGTGGTACACGAGCATCCCGCGGCCGGAGGAAGCGCAGGAGTACATCCAGGCCGCGCTGGACCAGCAGGCGCGCGGCGAAGCGCTGCCGTTTGCCGTGCGCGACGCGGCGGGGGAGGTGGTCGGGTCGACGCGCTACTACCAGCTCGACCCCCGGGTGCCGCGCCTGTGCATCGGCTACACCTGGTATGCCACGCGCGTGCAGCGGACTGGCCTCAACACGCAGGCGAAGCTGCTGCTGCTCACACACGCGTTCGAAACGCTGCACTGCGCCGCGGTGACCTTCGAAACCAGCTGGTTCAACCAGGCCTCGCGCGCGGCCATCGCCCGCCTGGGCGCACGCCAGGACGGCGTGCTGCGCAACCACATGCGGCATCGCGACGGGACGCTGCGGGACACCGTGGTGTTTTCGATAACCCAGGACGAGTGGCCGGCGGTGAACAATCACCTGCGGATGAAGCTGGCGCGCCATGACTGA
- a CDS encoding acetylglutamate kinase encodes MRNTIVRLLSNMASAKEIQQYLKRFSQVDASRFAVVKVGGAVLRDDIDALVSSLAFLQQVGLTPIVVHGAGPQLDEQMRLAGIEKRTVNNLRVTDGPVLGVVRRVMREENLKLVEALQAQGVRATSIQSGVFEAEFLDRDVYELVGRVVRVDTDGIQAAIKVGSIPVIASLAETEQGQIVNVNADWAANELIKTLQPYKIVFLTGTGGLLDEKGKVIDSINLSTEYEHLIAQPWINGGMRVKLEQIKDLLDVLPLSSSVSITRPAELAKELFTHRGSGTVVRRGERVLSVRHWDELDVARLRELIESAFGRRLMPDYFDRTRLLRAYVSENYRAAVILTDEDGYTYLDKFAVLDEAQGEGLGRAVWQVMRDETPRLFWRSRRGNPVNGFYFAESDGCIKEDKWKVFWYGLDTFEQIAHCVEHCSGRPPTLKD; translated from the coding sequence ATGCGCAATACGATCGTCCGGCTGCTGTCCAACATGGCCAGCGCGAAGGAGATCCAGCAGTACCTGAAGCGCTTCTCCCAGGTCGACGCCTCGCGCTTCGCCGTCGTCAAGGTCGGCGGTGCGGTGCTGCGCGACGACATCGACGCGCTGGTGTCCTCGCTCGCGTTCCTGCAGCAGGTGGGCCTGACGCCCATCGTCGTGCACGGCGCGGGACCGCAGCTCGACGAGCAGATGCGCCTGGCCGGGATCGAGAAGCGCACGGTCAACAACCTGCGCGTCACCGACGGTCCGGTCCTGGGCGTGGTGCGCCGGGTGATGCGGGAGGAGAACCTCAAGCTGGTCGAGGCGCTGCAGGCGCAGGGTGTGCGCGCCACGTCGATCCAGTCGGGGGTGTTCGAGGCCGAGTTCCTCGACCGCGACGTCTACGAACTGGTCGGTCGCGTGGTCCGCGTGGACACCGACGGCATCCAGGCGGCGATCAAGGTCGGCTCCATCCCGGTGATCGCATCACTGGCCGAGACCGAGCAGGGGCAGATCGTCAACGTCAACGCCGACTGGGCGGCGAACGAACTGATCAAGACCCTGCAACCGTACAAGATCGTCTTCCTGACCGGCACCGGTGGCCTGCTGGACGAAAAGGGCAAGGTGATCGATTCGATCAACCTGTCGACCGAGTACGAACACCTGATCGCGCAGCCGTGGATCAATGGCGGCATGCGCGTGAAACTGGAGCAGATCAAGGACCTGCTGGACGTCCTGCCGCTGTCGTCGTCGGTCTCGATCACGCGCCCGGCGGAGCTGGCCAAGGAACTGTTCACCCATCGCGGCTCCGGCACCGTGGTCAGGCGCGGCGAGCGCGTGCTCAGCGTCCGGCACTGGGACGAGTTGGACGTGGCGCGGCTGCGTGAACTGATCGAGTCGGCGTTCGGACGCCGGCTGATGCCGGACTACTTCGATCGGACCAGGCTGCTGCGCGCCTACGTGAGCGAGAACTACCGTGCGGCCGTCATCCTCACCGACGAGGACGGCTACACCTACCTGGACAAGTTCGCCGTGCTCGACGAGGCGCAGGGCGAGGGCCTGGGCCGCGCGGTCTGGCAGGTGATGCGCGACGAAACGCCTCGCCTGTTCTGGCGCTCGCGCCGCGGCAATCCCGTCAACGGCTTCTACTTCGCCGAGAGCGACGGCTGCATCAAGGAAGACAAGTGGAAGGTCTTCTGGTACGGCCTGGATACATTCGAGCAGATCGCGCACTGCGTCGAACACTGCAGCGGCCGACCGCCCACGTTGAAGGACTGA
- a CDS encoding acetylornithine deacetylase, protein MLEHVLRHLEALVAFDTRNPPRLIGTGGIFDYLRAQLPGFRIEVTDFGAGAVSMLAVRGQPRRVFNVHMDTVPASPAWTADPHRLRVTADRAIGLGACDIKGAAAGLLVAAAQTTGDAAFLFSTDEEANDPRCIAGFLASPHGFSEAVVAEPTRCEAVLAHRGIASVLMRFTGRAGHASGQEALQASALHHAMRWGSAALDLVESQAHQRFGGLTGLRFNIGRVDGGIKANMIAPAAEVRFGFRPLPSMSIDALHAQFGALAPAGAIEHYEETFRGPPLPAGDVAGAEQRRLEARDLADALDLPIGNAVDFWTEASLFSAAGLTAIVYGPGDIAQAHTSDEWVALDQLHAAATTYRRLLEA, encoded by the coding sequence ATGCTCGAACACGTACTCAGGCATCTGGAGGCGCTGGTGGCCTTCGATACCCGCAATCCGCCGCGCTTGATCGGCACCGGTGGCATTTTCGATTACCTGCGCGCGCAGTTGCCCGGCTTCCGCATCGAAGTGACGGACTTCGGCGCCGGCGCGGTGTCGATGCTGGCCGTGCGCGGCCAACCCCGGCGGGTATTCAACGTGCACATGGACACGGTGCCGGCCTCGCCGGCATGGACGGCCGACCCGCACCGCCTGCGTGTCACAGCCGACCGCGCCATCGGCCTTGGAGCGTGCGACATCAAGGGCGCGGCGGCGGGTCTGCTGGTCGCGGCCGCCCAGACGACAGGCGATGCCGCGTTCCTGTTCAGTACCGACGAGGAGGCCAACGACCCGCGCTGCATCGCCGGATTCCTCGCCAGTCCGCACGGTTTCAGCGAAGCGGTCGTCGCCGAGCCCACGCGGTGCGAGGCCGTGCTTGCCCATCGCGGAATCGCGTCGGTGCTGATGAGATTCACCGGCCGGGCGGGGCACGCCTCGGGTCAGGAGGCCCTGCAGGCCAGCGCACTGCACCATGCGATGCGTTGGGGCAGCGCTGCGCTGGACCTGGTCGAGTCGCAGGCGCACCAGCGCTTCGGCGGGCTCACGGGATTGCGCTTCAACATCGGCCGCGTGGATGGCGGCATCAAGGCCAACATGATCGCGCCTGCCGCCGAGGTGCGCTTCGGCTTCCGGCCGCTGCCCTCGATGTCGATCGACGCGCTGCACGCCCAGTTCGGCGCGCTGGCGCCGGCCGGGGCCATCGAACACTACGAGGAGACCTTCCGCGGCCCGCCGCTGCCGGCGGGCGATGTCGCCGGTGCCGAACAGCGGCGCCTGGAGGCGAGGGACCTGGCCGATGCGCTGGACCTCCCCATCGGCAATGCCGTGGACTTCTGGACCGAAGCATCGCTGTTCTCGGCCGCGGGGCTGACCGCAATCGTCTACGGCCCGGGCGACATCGCCCAGGCCCATACGTCGGATGAGTGGGTCGCCCTGGACCAGCTTCATGCCGCCGCCACCACCTACCGCCGTCTACTGGAAGCCTGA
- a CDS encoding argininosuccinate synthase produces MTTPIRDIVLAFSGGLDTSFCVPYLQERGWRVHTVFADTGGVDAEERAFIEQRAAELGVASHVTVDGGPAIWAGFVKPFVWAGEGYQGQYPLLVSDRYLIVDAALQRCEELGTRAIAHGCTGMGNDQVRFDLAVKALGDYEIVAPIREIQKEHTQVRAYEQEYLEARGFEVRAKQKAYTINENLLGLTMSGGEIDRWQAPGPGARGWCSPRAEWPAQPLQARLRFVNGEAVALDGEELPGHVLLARLNALLAPYGVGRGLYTGDTTIGLKGRIIFEAPGLTALLVAHRALEEAVLSKHQNRFKPDVARKWVELVYEGFFHDPLKTDLEAFLASSQSTVTGEVVLETQGGLVNAVAIDSPHILNAKGATYAQAADWGVAEAEGFIKLFGMSSTLWAQVNRG; encoded by the coding sequence ATGACCACCCCCATCCGCGACATCGTCCTCGCCTTCTCCGGCGGTCTCGACACCAGTTTCTGCGTGCCCTACCTGCAGGAGCGCGGTTGGCGCGTGCACACCGTGTTCGCGGACACCGGCGGCGTGGATGCCGAAGAACGCGCCTTCATCGAGCAGCGCGCGGCCGAGCTGGGCGTGGCCTCGCACGTCACGGTCGATGGCGGCCCGGCGATCTGGGCCGGATTCGTGAAGCCCTTCGTCTGGGCGGGCGAGGGCTACCAGGGGCAGTACCCGCTGCTGGTATCCGACCGGTACCTGATCGTCGACGCCGCGTTGCAGCGCTGCGAGGAACTGGGCACGCGCGCCATCGCCCACGGGTGCACCGGGATGGGCAACGACCAGGTGCGGTTCGACCTGGCGGTCAAGGCGCTGGGCGACTACGAGATCGTGGCGCCGATCCGCGAAATCCAGAAGGAACACACGCAGGTGCGGGCGTACGAGCAGGAGTACCTGGAAGCGCGCGGCTTCGAGGTGCGGGCCAAGCAGAAGGCCTACACGATCAACGAGAACCTGCTGGGCCTGACCATGTCCGGTGGCGAGATCGACCGCTGGCAGGCGCCGGGGCCCGGCGCGCGCGGCTGGTGCAGTCCGCGGGCGGAATGGCCCGCCCAGCCGCTGCAGGCGCGCCTGCGCTTCGTCAATGGCGAGGCCGTGGCGCTCGATGGCGAGGAACTGCCGGGCCACGTGCTGCTGGCCCGGTTGAACGCGCTGCTCGCCCCGTATGGCGTGGGCCGTGGCCTGTACACCGGCGACACGACGATCGGCCTGAAGGGGCGGATCATCTTCGAAGCGCCGGGCCTGACCGCGCTGCTGGTGGCGCACCGCGCGCTGGAGGAAGCGGTGCTGAGCAAGCACCAGAACCGTTTCAAGCCCGACGTGGCGCGCAAGTGGGTCGAGCTGGTCTACGAAGGCTTCTTCCACGACCCGCTCAAGACCGATCTGGAAGCGTTCCTCGCCTCGAGCCAGTCGACCGTAACCGGCGAGGTCGTGCTGGAAACCCAGGGCGGGCTGGTGAATGCCGTTGCCATCGATTCGCCCCACATCCTCAATGCCAAGGGCGCGACGTACGCGCAGGCGGCGGACTGGGGCGTGGCCGAGGCGGAGGGCTTCATCAAGCTGTTCGGCATGAGCAGCACGCTGTGGGCGCAGGTCAACCGCGGCTGA
- a CDS encoding N-acetylornithine carbamoyltransferase, giving the protein MPPKHFLNTQDWSRPDLDALLTQAAMFKRNRLGDQLKGRSIALVFFNSSLRTRTSFELGAFHLGGHAIVLQPGKDAWPIEFDLGTVMDGEAEEHIAEVAQVLGRYVDLIGVRAFPKFVDWSLDRQDRVLEGFAKYSPVPVINMETITHPCQELAHILALQEHFGTTDLRGKKYVLTWTYHPKPLNTAVANSALTIATRMGMDVTLLCPTPDYVLDERYMGWAERNVVESGGSLQVSHDIESAYTGADVVYAKSWGALPYFGNWAPEKPIRDQYRHFIVDEAKMALTRDGVFSHCLPLRRNIKATDGVMDSPSCIAINEAENRLHVQKAIMAALV; this is encoded by the coding sequence ATGCCCCCCAAGCACTTCCTCAATACCCAGGACTGGTCCCGTCCTGACCTCGACGCGCTGCTGACCCAGGCCGCGATGTTCAAGCGCAACCGCCTGGGCGACCAGCTCAAGGGCCGGTCCATCGCGCTGGTGTTCTTCAACTCGTCGCTGCGTACCCGCACCAGCTTCGAACTGGGCGCATTCCACCTGGGCGGGCACGCGATCGTGCTGCAGCCGGGCAAGGACGCCTGGCCGATCGAGTTCGACCTGGGCACGGTGATGGACGGGGAGGCCGAGGAGCACATCGCCGAGGTGGCGCAGGTGCTGGGTCGCTATGTCGACCTGATCGGCGTCCGCGCCTTCCCGAAGTTCGTCGACTGGTCGCTGGACCGCCAGGACCGCGTGCTGGAAGGCTTCGCGAAATACTCGCCCGTGCCGGTCATCAACATGGAGACGATCACCCATCCCTGCCAGGAGCTGGCGCACATCCTGGCTCTGCAGGAGCACTTTGGCACGACCGACCTGCGCGGTAAGAAGTACGTGCTGACCTGGACCTACCACCCCAAGCCGCTCAACACCGCGGTCGCCAACTCCGCCCTGACCATCGCCACGCGCATGGGCATGGACGTGACCCTGCTGTGCCCCACGCCTGACTACGTGCTCGACGAGCGCTACATGGGATGGGCCGAGCGCAACGTGGTGGAGAGCGGCGGGTCGCTGCAGGTCAGCCACGACATCGAGAGCGCCTACACGGGCGCCGACGTGGTCTACGCCAAGAGCTGGGGCGCGCTGCCGTACTTCGGCAACTGGGCGCCCGAGAAGCCCATCCGGGACCAATACCGCCACTTCATCGTCGACGAGGCCAAGATGGCGCTCACGCGCGACGGCGTCTTCAGCCATTGCCTGCCGCTGCGCAGGAACATCAAGGCCACCGATGGCGTGATGGACTCGCCGTCCTGCATCGCCATCAACGAGGCCGAGAACCGCCTGCACGTGCAGAAGGCGATCATGGCGGCGCTGGTGTGA
- the cysS gene encoding cysteine--tRNA ligase codes for MTLHLFNSLTRRVERFAPLDPARVTMYLCGPTVYNFVHIGNARGPVVFDVLSGLLRRRYGGLAYARNITDIDDKINNAASEQGVPIATITDKFAAAYLEDMDALGVRRPDLQPTATGHVSHIIAMIARLIESGHAYEAEGHVLFSVASFDGYGKLSRRDPEEMLAGARVEVAPYKRDPGDFVLWKPSTGDLPGWDSPWSYGRPGWHIECSAMAQAHLGETIDIHAGGVDLQFPHHENEIAQSECAHGGKPFARWWLHNGMLNFGGSKMAKSVGNIQRVHDLVRAYPPEALRLALLSAQYRQPLEWSDALIEQSIRTLDRLYGTLRDLADVPASPAIPVEVDAALDDDLNTPAVLAEIARIAGEARKAEAPQERARLKGELLGAGLAMGLLQQAPADWFARGAADDDDARIQLLIDERNAAKKSRDFARADAIREDLLGQGILLEDTAQGVRWRRA; via the coding sequence ATGACCCTGCATCTCTTCAACAGCCTGACGCGACGCGTCGAGCGCTTCGCTCCCCTCGATCCCGCACGCGTGACGATGTATCTGTGCGGGCCGACGGTCTACAACTTCGTGCACATCGGCAACGCCCGCGGCCCGGTCGTGTTCGACGTGCTGTCGGGTCTGCTCCGCAGACGCTACGGGGGCCTGGCGTACGCGCGCAACATCACCGACATCGACGACAAGATCAACAACGCCGCCAGCGAGCAGGGCGTTCCGATCGCGACCATCACCGACAAGTTCGCCGCGGCCTATCTGGAGGACATGGACGCGCTCGGCGTGCGCAGGCCGGACCTCCAGCCCACGGCCACGGGCCACGTGTCGCACATCATCGCCATGATCGCGCGCCTCATCGAGTCCGGCCACGCCTACGAGGCCGAGGGCCATGTGCTGTTCTCGGTCGCCAGCTTCGACGGCTACGGCAAGTTGTCACGGCGCGATCCGGAGGAAATGCTCGCCGGCGCACGCGTCGAAGTCGCGCCTTACAAGCGCGATCCGGGCGACTTCGTATTGTGGAAGCCATCGACGGGCGATCTGCCCGGTTGGGATTCACCGTGGAGCTACGGCCGCCCCGGCTGGCACATCGAATGCTCTGCGATGGCGCAGGCCCACCTGGGCGAGACCATCGACATCCACGCCGGCGGCGTCGACCTGCAGTTCCCGCACCATGAGAACGAGATCGCGCAGAGCGAGTGCGCCCACGGCGGCAAGCCGTTCGCGCGCTGGTGGCTGCACAACGGCATGCTCAATTTCGGCGGGTCGAAGATGGCCAAGTCGGTGGGCAACATCCAGCGCGTGCACGACCTGGTGCGCGCCTACCCGCCCGAGGCGCTCCGCCTGGCGCTGCTCTCGGCGCAGTACCGGCAGCCGCTGGAATGGTCGGACGCGCTGATCGAGCAGAGCATCCGCACGCTCGACCGCCTGTACGGGACGCTGCGCGACCTGGCCGACGTTCCCGCTTCCCCGGCCATCCCCGTCGAAGTGGATGCCGCACTGGACGACGACCTCAATACGCCGGCCGTGCTGGCCGAAATCGCCCGCATCGCGGGCGAAGCGCGCAAGGCCGAGGCGCCGCAGGAGCGCGCACGCCTGAAGGGCGAACTGCTGGGCGCCGGCCTGGCCATGGGCCTGCTGCAGCAGGCGCCCGCGGACTGGTTCGCCCGCGGCGCCGCCGACGACGACGATGCGCGCATCCAGCTGCTGATCGACGAACGCAACGCGGCCAAGAAGTCGCGCGATTTCGCGCGCGCCGATGCCATCCGCGAGGACCTGTTGGGACAGGGGATTCTCCTGGAGGACACGGCACAGGGCGTACGCTGGCGTCGCGCGTGA
- a CDS encoding SufE family protein, with protein sequence MIASPFPLEPTAEQAQAAIREEFAFFGDWAERYQYLIDLGRKLPEFPDDWKTEDNRLRGCQSMVWIVGEGDADRLDFHAISDSAIVSGLIYLALRVYAGRSASEILDTQADYIADIGLAKHLSPTRSNGLTALLGFIRDRAQALACT encoded by the coding sequence TTGATCGCCTCGCCGTTCCCCCTCGAACCCACCGCCGAGCAGGCCCAGGCCGCGATCCGCGAGGAGTTTGCGTTCTTCGGCGACTGGGCCGAGCGCTACCAGTACCTGATCGACCTGGGACGCAAGCTCCCGGAATTTCCCGACGACTGGAAGACCGAAGACAACCGCCTGCGCGGCTGCCAGTCGATGGTGTGGATCGTGGGCGAAGGCGATGCCGATCGGCTCGACTTCCATGCCATCAGCGATTCGGCCATCGTCTCGGGCCTGATCTACCTGGCCCTGCGCGTGTACGCAGGCCGCAGCGCCAGCGAGATCCTGGACACGCAGGCCGATTACATCGCCGACATCGGCCTGGCCAAGCACCTGTCGCCCACGCGCAGCAATGGACTGACGGCACTGCTGGGCTTCATCCGCGACCGCGCCCAGGCGCTGGCGTGCACCTGA
- a CDS encoding MFS transporter, whose product MMTPGPADAATPVTVRSILRNRGFVGLLAYRMLAMLAYQVIGVTVGWHVYQITRDPLALGLIGLAEVIPYFICAPFSGYAVDHLPRRKLGMAACLGLAATALLLAGIASGVVPTSGTAMIYVAVGLGGLVRTFFGPVNMSLLARVLRRDEFARAAGVSSVNMQAALVIGPALGGVLVATGKTTAYLTAAGLALLAAVAVILVRVTEPPAAATRAPIFRSIGEGLRFVFNHQVVLGAQALDMFSVLFGGAVALLPAFIAEVLHGGPEAFGILRAAPAAGAVLVGIWMARHPPSRHAGRLLLFSVAAFGLCIIAFALSRSFWLSAFLLMLSGGFDGVSVVLRSTILQLATPDHMRGRVSAINGIFIGSSNELGAFESGVAARLMGLVPSVVFGGCMTLLVVGVTARLAPKLRRLDLRELH is encoded by the coding sequence GTGATGACTCCAGGGCCTGCGGACGCCGCTACGCCCGTCACGGTGCGCTCGATCCTGCGCAACCGCGGATTCGTTGGACTGCTGGCCTATCGCATGCTCGCGATGCTGGCCTATCAGGTCATTGGCGTCACCGTGGGCTGGCATGTCTACCAGATCACCCGCGATCCCCTCGCGCTGGGGCTGATCGGGCTGGCCGAGGTCATCCCCTACTTCATCTGCGCGCCCTTCTCGGGATACGCCGTGGACCACCTGCCGCGGCGGAAACTGGGCATGGCCGCATGCCTGGGCCTGGCCGCGACCGCGCTGCTGCTGGCGGGCATCGCCAGCGGCGTGGTTCCAACGTCGGGCACGGCGATGATCTACGTCGCGGTGGGACTGGGCGGCCTGGTGCGCACGTTCTTCGGCCCCGTCAACATGTCGCTGCTCGCGCGCGTGCTGCGCCGCGACGAATTCGCCCGGGCCGCCGGCGTGTCCAGCGTGAACATGCAGGCGGCGCTCGTCATCGGACCGGCGCTGGGCGGCGTGCTGGTCGCGACCGGCAAGACGACGGCTTACCTGACCGCCGCCGGGCTCGCGTTGCTGGCCGCCGTGGCCGTCATCCTGGTTCGCGTGACCGAGCCGCCAGCGGCGGCCACGCGGGCGCCCATCTTCCGCAGCATCGGCGAAGGCCTGCGCTTCGTCTTCAACCACCAGGTGGTGCTGGGCGCGCAGGCCCTGGACATGTTCTCGGTGCTGTTCGGGGGCGCGGTGGCGCTGTTGCCGGCGTTCATTGCCGAGGTGCTCCACGGCGGTCCCGAGGCGTTCGGCATCCTGCGCGCGGCCCCCGCCGCGGGCGCCGTGCTGGTCGGCATCTGGATGGCGCGCCACCCACCCAGCCGCCACGCCGGACGCCTGCTGCTCTTCTCGGTGGCGGCCTTCGGCCTGTGCATCATCGCCTTCGCCCTGTCACGCTCGTTCTGGCTCTCGGCCTTCCTGCTGATGCTGTCGGGCGGGTTCGATGGCGTCTCGGTCGTCCTGCGCTCCACCATCCTCCAGCTGGCCACGCCCGACCACATGCGTGGGCGCGTTTCGGCGATCAACGGCATCTTCATCGGCTCGTCCAACGAGCTGGGCGCGTTCGAATCCGGCGTCGCGGCGCGTCTGATGGGGCTGGTCCCCTCCGTCGTGTTCGGCGGTTGCATGACCCTGCTGGTCGTGGGCGTCACGGCGCGGCTGGCCCCGAAGCTTCGTCGCCTGGACCTGCGCGAGTTGCATTGA